The Solanum pennellii chromosome 11, SPENNV200 sequence AGTAGGATTCGGCAGTCGCTTCTACGGCTCGTACGAACCTTTCGTGGAACACAACTTCTTCAATATTCCTCTTGACTTACCTACGGACATATTTTACGACTCGTCGAACTTTGCACAACCCGTTCTGGCTGCTCGCTGTCCAAGTACTGAACTCCAACATCTTTGGTCTTTTCTACGACTTGGACCTACGGCTCGTAGAAATTCGCTCGTAGTCCAGTCTCGTGGTCCCATACTTAGCTCCAAAAATCACTGGTCCCTTCTACGGCTCATACCTACGGCTCGTAGGTCAATTGACTCAATTCATCAAGCCTCAAAATCTGTTGTTTCACTGTACTCTTCACCCCGACTTGCCAAAATCTattttcctgcaaaacaaagataaaatacCATCAAATCTACTATCAAGTGCTTAAAAGACAGAGAAACCTCAATTTTAAAGCATTTTAAGTACTGTAAATACGCAGTACATCAGAGACACATGTCACTCCCTAGACTCATGTAACTTTGCATACAACTACTTTGTGTGGTAATACTTTTTTCCTCAGTTTTTCATCAAAAGATAAGCTCTCATTGATTAAAAAAAGGTTGCAATCAGAGTGACATCTATGATTTTCATGACGGTGTTCAGCCTGTGTGTGCACACCTCGAATTTACACTAGGTGCTTGCTTTTTTCCATTAGCATAGGTACTAGATAATTTATCCACCAAGGTGGGATGAATCACCGACTGTTTTTTGCTTCCATGAGATATAAACATGATGGTTATTCACCCACTTCATTAATTACTTCGCCATTCCATTGGATGCAGAATTGTGGCCTATTTTTCTTCCCTAGTGGTATGTGAATTACGAAAGATATTTGTTCTGTTTGATTGTTTTGTTAATGTTCTCTGTTTCTACGATGAGTCTGTCCCGAGTTTGCATATAGCCATTGTCAATATCACACGCTTAACTTGTAATTTATCATATGCCTTTGTCTGCTTAACTTCTTGTCGATTAACTTGACCAGGAAGCTATTGCTGGCAGATGTAATGTTATCTGCACTTCAGAGGACAACAGAAATCCGCAGCCATCAGATGAAGAAGTTAAATTGGCTGACTATGTTTTCTACCGTGCTTTTGATGTTGGAACTTGTGCAATTTTGGATAAGATGATTGACAAAGTTGGTGGGCTGGACGGTATGTGCCTTAGCTCCCTGGGTGTCCTCTCTTTGTGGTGTCACTACAGTATAAGTTCATTTTAATGGAATAATATAAAGCAGCTAAGATTAATCTCTTATGCaaatttgtttatgttttggtacaGTCAAGTATGTTTTTAACAGGAAAGATAGTGAAAAGGCCAGTCATGTCCTCAAATTTGCTTCTGACAAGAAAGATAACAAAGCTGCCATGGAATATCGAGCTAATGGGGAGTCCTCTGGGCTAAAACCACAGAATCATGCCAAAGTGAGTCATTTACTTGGAAAAAGTGATGTAGATGGACCAAGTTCTCTTGTTAGACAGGACATACAGAGAGATACAAATGTTTCATCTGTTAATCAGGAAACTGTTAAGGAAGTGAATTATGTCCCTGGTGAGAAAAACTCACATGATTTGGGAGTTGCAAAAGTTGCTGGTAAATCAAGTCATTTAGTGGGAAGAAATGATGTCGATGCACAAAGTTCACCGATTAGAGAGGATGCCTTACATGGAGATGCAAATGATTCTCAAAATGAGCAGCAATCAACAATGAAAGGAAATGCTGCGCCGATGCTGGCTGTTAACAGCAAAATAGCCACTACAATTGTTCACAACCAAAATACTTCAAGTGAAGAAAATGCACTCTACACGGTTAAGAATGATAAAAAAGTTAATACACTCTCAATAGAACTCTTAGTAGCTGGCGAAAGAGGAAAACCTTCGAAGGATCTTGGCATTTTGGACGATAGGCCTTCAAAACGAATAAAAGTAAATGGTTCTGTGACACTATCAGAGGACAAGGGTGGGGACAGTGTACAGAAGTTCACTGTTTGCACAAATGACAAAGAGGTTATGGGAACAGGTGCCACTCctgaagaaagaaagaaatctgGTGATAGTAAGCTTTCTGGTGGACTGGACAAGAACATGCAGAACAGAAACGATGGTGCTGCCTTGGATATCAGGCCTCCAAAGAAGGCAAACATAGACTCTGTTAAAGTAAAAGAGGATAGAGATAGAGGTAACATGTCAATTGGTAAGCTTGTTGACAATATAGGCAAGTTGCCTAAATTATCTGCTGGAGTATCCCCCAAGGAAGTTGAGAGCATGGGAGGCAAGAGCTTCATAATCACGCGGAGACCCATTGCAGTAAGTTTTGCCTTGAGCAATGTCATTTTCTTCTGAAGTCTAATTTGTTGCTAGATAAAATTGTGCATAACCTATTCTActttatcttttgtgaatccGGTGCTGCTAGTTTTATAAAgaacttaaatattttcttgatgatACAATGGTGGCATTACATGGAGTTACTTACTTTTCCATGCCATTGAGAAGTTTTTGTACCAACTTTTCTTTGATTGTAGTCAAGCATATTAAGATGCACCAAAATCTCTTGAATTGAAGCAAGAGAGCTTTTACAACATAACATTCCTTTTATATTTAGAGAGACAAGCCTCATAAGAGGTCCATGAAGTAGCATCTAATGTAACCTATACAAATTGTAACTCAATAAATTGGCTTATACAGAAATAAGAATGGGAGTTTAGTCTGGTTATGGGAAAGTGTTGCATGACTAGGATTTAGGAATTGATGGAGATCAAAGAGTACGTTCATAGGATATAAGAGCAACCCATTGGTAATGAAGGGGAGGTTAAGATGATATGGTTGGAGGGAGAAGTGTTATACTTTTTATGGTTAGAGTTCATCTAGTAGTGAGTCATGCACAGTTGGGGATAAGAGGGAGAGGTGTGGAAGAGTTGATATTAAAGTTACTAAGGTGTAATTCTTTGCATGCCGCGTCATGAAACCCTAACGGTATTTGAGGAAAAGGATTTTCATGAGTCCAAAATCATTGTTGATTGTGCTTCAATGAAAATGTTCTACTAGAAATATTCTTGTTATTGCTTCGACTCATATTCCCCAAAACCTCAGTTCCAAGAAATCATATCTTCTACCAAGACATTTACCGACCTTGGAATGCAGTGAGGGAGCCCGGAGCTATTGAGTTACGACTTCACTCCAGTCACTAGCCCTACTACACATTAGATTCACAACATTGTTGTGAAGGCTTGCACACCTATTTTCCTTAGTAGGTATTAGTGGTGGTGATCAATGGTTGGAGATCACGGAGGGTGCACAACGAAAATAAGACAACTTGGAAGATAATGCTTTCATGCACTTTTAGATGGTCTTAAATGGGAGGAACACAAGTCCATACAATTTGCATGCAAGGGAATATTAGAATTACCTTGAATTCTTTTCTTTTGCATAATTGTTCTGGTGTAAGTAGAAAATTACCATTTTTATACATGATTGGAACAATTTGTTTGAAAATTGTGGTCAACCCACTAACTCGGTTAGTGAACAGATTTAACACCATTTGGTGTGATGTTATTGAAACAAGtttgatttattgtttaaaaaaaCTAAGAGAATTAGGTTTGTGATAGGCTATGTCATTGAATCTTAtgtcaaaagaaaaagatatattGTGTTACTATCtttgtctcattttatgtgacactttccCTTTTAGTCTCTTAAGAGAAATGATACCTTTCTCCTTTTGCAAGCTATTAACTTTAATATCCATGTTTAACCATTAACGACAACTTGTTGGGACCCACATAATACATAAGTTCATTCCTTTTTTAAGGAGAGAGTAAGAAGACAAAGAATACTCATAAGCATTCATTTTAAAGGATAATTTTGGTACTTTACATATTTAACATGTCAAAGGTCTTCTTTACTTATAATATCGTACCTAGTCAAACATGAAACACCTTCacataaaatgaacaaagtcttAATATTGTCTATTCAAAGCTTTCTACAAACATGGTAGCTCATTGTTTCCCATGTTTTGCAAGGTGAAAGGCGATAGGGGCCTACCTCGCCTCGAGCGGCAAGACACTCGCCTTTTTGAATTAAGGTGCCAAttaatatcaaaaattaaaatttttaagtgCACATATAATTATCCAAAATCTTAATAGCAATAACATATATTAGCAactatttcaattcaaaatctaAAAGTGAGTGGAGCACTCAGTGAGTGAAAAACACTGCTCGCTACCACATTGAGCGAAAACAGAGCACAGTAGTGAGTGAAAAACAGAGTagcgaagaagaagaaacaaagaGAAGAATTAGATGAGAAGAATTGACCGATGAAGAAGAAACGTACCTGTAGCAGTCGCGAAATCAGTTGAAGAAGGTTGCAAAGCGGCAAACGCGAAGGGTTCGCAACTGAGGAGAAGAGGAGGCAATCACAAATGTGAAATGTTTACAAAAAAAGAAACCCTAATTTGGgcttttaattataaatcagACCTTTAAAAAAAACAGCGAAGCCAGCCTTTTCGCCATTTCATCGTCATAGGTTCCCATTTTCAACTCGCCTCGCCTCGAGGCAAATAGGCGAAAGTGCCTCGCCTCGCCTTAACGCCAAAGGCGACAGACGAGCACCTTTCACAACACTGATTGTTACTCAATCCACTTTCATCACTAATTGTCGTCACCACCATTATTGACTATTATCATGATATCATCCCAACCACTACCATTGTTGCCGCTAATCACCACAAATAGTTGTCACCACTACTAGCTGCCGTTTTACACTGGTCATTGCCGAAGTCCATTCACCACCCATCACCGGTCGCCACCATCAGTCACTACTATATGTTGCCAACCTCTATCATCATTTAACCCCACTATTATCTATCACTTCAACCAATACCGTCAACCAACATATTCTCCAATCACCCACCAACACTATGAACcgtcatattattttattcacatAGATCATGTTTGACTATGTTTATGAGCTAGTCAAACTGGCTTATGGGTGCTTTTTAGCTTATCCACACTTATGGTAAACAAGAAAGTGCTAATAAGCCTTAACTAACTAAAAGCTATAAGCTGGTCATCCCCAACTtgttttttagcttataagcacTTTTGGTTCGAtcaaatattttactattattccttaatatatttttttcaattttcaaaaaatctttCCCAAAGCTTCTTACTTCCTCTTCACTTCGTTgtctttccttcttttctttacaaaaatacttaaatttttaatttttatttgctaaaaaatattaagggtaTCGTAGtcattttaacaaaaagaaCAACTTATGAACCTATTTTTACCAGACATATTAATGGCTTATTGACAAGTTCAGCATTTCAATCCAAACAAGTAACTgctaaatttataaaataagttttagcaCTTAAACTTGCATTTCAACACTCCAAGCTTATCATCTATTTATAATTGGTAAGTACAGTCGGGCTCATAGTATTTGATTTAGTATTGaagttaaattttatgtttctttaGAAAAGTTTTGCAAATTAAAATGTTGAAATAAACTgtcttaattatttaacattCTGATCTTAAAAGATCTCAATAGTTCAAACCTTCATCTCATAATCTCCTTCCAACCTTTGTCGTTGCAAATAAATAGTAAGCTCGTTAAAGTTATAAATTAGACGAGGCTGCTTGGAAATTTATTCCATATATTAAGAGCACTAAATCTTtctagaagaaaagaaatagaatAGGAGGTAAGAGTAAGAATCAAGACAGGTGCCTATTGATGAAATGGCTTTGGAGATTCTGTGATGAAGAAACTTCCCTTTGGAAGGAAGTAATTATTCAAAAGTTTGGACAGAACAGCCCTTGGTGCTCAAATGAAGTGAATTGCACTTATAGGACGGGTGTATGGAGGGCTATCAGAGGTCTATGGTCAAAGCTCCAGGAGAATTCTAAATTCAGAGTGGGCAATGGTAACAATGTTAGGTTTTGGAAGGATAATTGGATAGGATAAGTACAACTACTGCAGGGTAAATATCCAGATCTCATGTTACTATCTAGCAACCCTGAAATTGTTGTGTCTGATTGCTGGTTCCCCAGGGGTGGGATCTAAACTTCAGAAGACACTTAAATGATTGGGAGGTAGAAAGAGTAGTTGACCTGCTAAAAGAAGTGGATACTTTTCGTGGGACAACAATGGAGCCTGATAGACTTAGATGGAGACACAGTTCAGAAGGAAGTTTCACTGTAAAATTGTAAATAATGTACAAGAGGGAGAATAGTATTAATCGGGAGGAAGAGCTAAAGTATGGAAAAATGTATGGAAGAACATAGCCCCTTCAAAAGTGAAGTGTTTCACATGGCTAGTGGTAAGAAAGGCATGTCTTACTCATGAAGTGTTACAAAAGAAGCGGAGAGTTGTGGTGACTAGATGTTTTTTGTGCAATGAGACTAGGGAGACAAACAATCACTTGTTCCCACACTGTAAATTCACTGCCCAATTGTGGAACATGTTTTTCAGTCTCACAAAGACAGTGTGGATAATGCCGGAACATACAACCGATCTAATGAGTTGTTGGATGAAAAGAGGGGGAAGTAAAAGTCAGAAAAAATGGTGGAGGATAATACCTTCTTGCATATGGTGGTCAGAAATGGAAGGTGTTTTGAAGACAAAATCAGCCCAGTCCATGATGTGAATGTAACCTCTTACCACCACACTATTTTTTACATGACTAACCATCGAAACATGGCTACCTCCACAACCGTCAACTGCTTCCACCAAACATTTAAACCATTGACCACTACTCTTACCACTAGACACCAACCACCCGCACCACTAGCCTTTATGCTCAACCGCCAACAACTTGTGATGCTAgcctttatacaaatagaaccACCACCTTCTATCACACTATTTTGTATTTCAAGACATTGGGTGAAAGTCAACACTAGAAACTTAATTCCTGTTGAGTATGACAACAACTACAAATCAGTTCCAGTTCCAGAGAAGCTAATGTCAACATTTAAATAATGGGCTTTGCTATAACATTTTTAGCTTATAGCTATTATGTAACTTACCTTTATGTTGGTGGACATCTCTCTGTCACATTGACATATTCTGGTAACACCCGTTTCTACTTATCCTCAATAGCCAAGCTTTTGATTGACACATCACCTGCTTCGTCAACTAAAACAATATCATCCATGAATAACATATACCATgttatctaattttattttgtgttggtTGGCTTATCCATAACCTAAGGGTAGACTTGCTTCCTTTTGAGTGCTCGTCTTGATGTGGTTGTGCCCTTTTGGGCTGGTCAAGCTCATTTGATGGTGATGTCAATGAAAAATGTGGAAGAAGAGCCTTGTCGTAACTGGTAAATTGTTGCCATATGATCTGGAGGTCATAGGTTTATGCCGTGGAAACAACCTCTTGCAGAAATGCAAGGTAAGGCTACATACAATAGACCCTTGTGGTCCGGCCCTTCCTTGGACCCTGTATAGAGGGATCTTTAGTGCACTAAGCTGCCTTTCTTATGTTTCGAGGAACTCCTTGCTGGCTAGACACCATCACTTTCTCAAAGTTTCACTTTGAAATATGAACCATATTCAATTACATGGGAACATGATAAGTTCTACTTTGTTTAGTTCACCCTAGTGTATAGTTTACTGTTGAATCTTAAAGCAGACTACTAGTATAATGTAGATTAGGTAATTCATAATGTGCTAGCTGTAATTGAGTCCCCTTTCAAAAGCAGAAAAGCTGACGTCTGGAAAAGAATGCCACTAGAATTAATCCTTTTCGCATCTCAAGGGATCATTCCAAATCAGTTCATGCAGACCAGAATGCACAGTCAACGTCTCAGGATTTTATTACTTTCGGAGATATAAAAGAGATGCAAAATTCAAGTAATTATGGAGAGCTAAGACTTTTGTTTTATATTCCTGTAACTGTAAGactcataattttataaaaactaGTTAGTGACTAATTATGCTTTTTCCAATGATGGGAAAAAATGGATGTTTACTCAAAAAATATGTGCCTTttcccttttatcattttttggatGGGGAAAGAAATGGATTTACTTGCTGCTATCTGGTGTGTTTGATTATAATGTCGTCATCCTTTTTTCTACTCTAGATTTTCTGGTATAATTGTTTTTTCGAGATCTGATTTTTAATTCGGATTCATGTAATCTGTTGTGAGATAATATTAGACTGTTGATATGGTACGGTGGAAATTTATGCTTCTTCTCTCCATCATGGCTGCAAATTAGTTGgttttgttttgcattttttttttcatatatcaaACTTATGTAACCCCCTTTCTTGTTTATTACAGGAGTCGAGCAAGTGGTTCGAGGCACCTGTAAGTGTTCCTATCCTTGGTCCTATATTACTTTGCTGATTAAGTAACTCTGTTTGATATGCTGATTCTAGGAAAATGCAactctatatattttttgttcattgATTTCTGTTACTATACTTTATTTTATGaactttaattataatattacttTGTTGTAGTTAttgttccttttcttttttttgaagaatGCTTTGTCATGCTATGTTTAGGATTTTGTCATGACATCTtcactttctttatttcttttctcgAACCATGTTGATATTCTTTTCCTTGAGCTAAGGGTCTATCCGAGAAAAGTGAACCCTCCCTACCCTACCTCTACATAAGGGATAAGTTTGCGTACACGCTACCCTTCCTAGACCCCATATGATGGTATGTTGTTGTGTCTAAGCTTGTCTCATGTCATAAATATGCCATAAATATAGGTGAAAATCTTTTGAACAAATGGCTTGTTGTGACCTATGAGCTTAGAATTGTAACGTTGTTGCTAATCGTCTGAttcatttgatcaatttttcaCTCCTACGCTGGCATGACCTAGTTGATTAAATATCAAGTTTAATGGCTCATGTGATTGAGCTATCTTTGAATCCTAGGTCATTGTTTGGCTTGTTCTTTTATTACTAACAAAGTACAAGTCGACAGACAGTATGGTGAAAATATATCCTTAGGTTTGGACAACATAATTGTGTAACGATTTGAAGTAGACTTTTTTACACTTTAGCTTTTATGGTTAATTCGAGAATTTTCTTCTCAGTTACAACATTTACTTATTAGTTTATAATTTCTCTATGAATAAAAGGCTTTTGTGAATTCAATGTATATGACTTTGAAGTTTGTTTTCATGGGTTGAATTGAGGATTTATGTGGTTTTGCTTTTTATTTCTTAGATGTTGAATGCAATGTTACTCCACATGAGATAACTAAGGgatctaggaggggcttttgGAACTTCTCCATTTCTTCTTGACTCTAGAGtagcttaaaaaaatatttgaagtctAGAACTCCTTTAGGTTTATTGTATGTCAAAACCTTTCTATATTACATCTGAAGTATTTGGCCTCAAGACCACATGTCAACATTAGAAGTATTTATCCCTTGTTGCAATACAAAATCATTTAACTTGAAGTTGATAAAAAAAGAGGGATATCACACCATACTACCCCCCCTCCCTTCCTTCCCCCCACCACCACACACACAAGAAGAATGGAAGCTTTGTCTAGTGAATTTATTCTCACTAGGAACCCATTCACATGATATGCCTAATCTTCATTGGAGTGAGTAATGGAAGTTGGCTGATTGCTTATTTGCTTAGTAGTGGCATGTGATTGTTGGATGTTTGGGGCTAGGGAGGAGATAATGGAAGTTGGCTGATTGCTTATTCACTTAGTAGTGCCATGTGATTGTTGGATTTAAAGCTGGCTTTAGAAAATTGGTTGGCTCTGGAAGATCTGGTCTTTAGATTGATGATGGTTTTCGAGTTAATGGATTAGCACAAGAAATTGTTTTGGCTCAGCAAATAGTGCAAATAAGTGAGCTGATTTTTTGTATCTTTGAAATCTTATTGAGTTGCGTGGAATGATTCTTTTGGATGCCCATAATATGGAACTCACTCATCACGAAAAACATGGCTTACACATAGTTTTTTTTAGTCTCATCTGTTAGTAGTGAAATGAAAACTAATGATTTGATTAGTGTTTAAAAGGTGGGGGCGTGAGGTGATACGTTTTATACAATACGGGGCAGGCGTAAGCCCCGAGACACGGGGCATAAGTCCCATGGATCTTCGGGGCTTACTCTCttgtatattcaattttatgcCCCATGGATCTACGGGGCGTAGTCTCttgtatattcaattttataattt is a genomic window containing:
- the LOC107005017 gene encoding protein ANTI-SILENCING 1 produces the protein MTLVEVGKEESLVGLDKDEEVEFVWGRKRGIGGKRKEVQFYESFIYDGVEYTLYDCVYMHKEGELPYIGKIIKIWENPDKSRKVKIQWFFRSTEILYHLKDVKVAENEVFLASGEGTGLANVNPLEAIAGRCNVICTSEDNRNPQPSDEEVKLADYVFYRAFDVGTCAILDKMIDKVGGLDVKYVFNRKDSEKASHVLKFASDKKDNKAAMEYRANGESSGLKPQNHAKVSHLLGKSDVDGPSSLVRQDIQRDTNVSSVNQETVKEVNYVPGEKNSHDLGVAKVAGKSSHLVGRNDVDAQSSPIREDALHGDANDSQNEQQSTMKGNAAPMLAVNSKIATTIVHNQNTSSEENALYTVKNDKKVNTLSIELLVAGERGKPSKDLGILDDRPSKRIKVNGSVTLSEDKGGDSVQKFTVCTNDKEVMGTGATPEERKKSGDSKLSGGLDKNMQNRNDGAALDIRPPKKANIDSVKVKEDRDRGNMSIGKLVDNIGKLPKLSAGVSPKEVESMGGKSFIITRRPIAESSKWFEAPPWEEVLQTSNLERALILLENLNPGYTSGEVEDIIWHACRENCTAKMVQRTAFSSPYSGRALVAFKTREAAVRVSKKLTEGCLMVSNQRPLVASFVTLPKTEGNTPSFAGHLCVDKLRLQSQREMKEAVSTSHCSQPNTIEHEMGIEWLLLQSRSDSWWNRLYKQQKEELRKIASELKRK